The proteins below come from a single Cannabis sativa cultivar Pink pepper isolate KNU-18-1 chromosome 3, ASM2916894v1, whole genome shotgun sequence genomic window:
- the LOC115708651 gene encoding protein NUCLEAR FUSION DEFECTIVE 4, with translation MVEASGGYGVSHGWRSTDQLRSLGSQVLFGRWFMFLASTLVMSVAGATYMFGLYSSDIKNSLGYDQTTLNLISFFKDLGANVGVVSGLLNEVMPPSVVLSVGVVMNFFGYFMIWLAVTSRIPKPQVWHMCLYICIGANSQTFANTGALVPSVNNFPENRGSVLGLLKGFVGLSGAIITQLYHALYGDNTKALILLIAWLPAAVNFVFLRIIRIIKMPRQPNEIRVFYNLLYVSLGLAGFLMVLIIIQNKLKFTRVQYVATSPIIVLLLVFLPLAIVIREEYRIWKAKTTLPLQDVVIPQNNHASVQLADAQPSNEGVSREASQEEGSSWCKNIFNPPERGEDYTILQALFSVDMLILFISTICGVGGTLTLIDNLGQIGKSMGYPTHSTTTFISLVSIWNYLGRVASGFASEVFLTKYKFPRPLMLTLVLLFACVGHILIALAVPYSLYFASVIIGFCFGAQWPLIFAIISEIFGLKYYATLYNLGGLASPVGAYILNVLVAGRLYDKEALKQLEAKGLEREDGKDLTCDGVQCYRMAFFIISAAALFGSMVSFFLVIRTRKFYQGDIYKKFKVGTTSPTTADNDHQSDMAKKKPANGVLNSSSSST, from the coding sequence ATGGTGGAGGCATCGGGTGGTTATGGAGTTAGCCATGGCTGGAGGAGTACTGATCAGCTTCGTAGCTTGGGTTCCCAAGTACTGTTCGGCCGATGGTTCATGTTCTTGGCTTCAACTCTGGTCATGTCAGTCGCAGGTGCCACCTACATGTTCGGACTTTATTCCTCGGACATAAAAAACTCACTAGGCTACGACCAAACAACACTCAATCTCATAAGCTTCTTCAAGGACTTAGGTGCCAACGTTGGTGTGGTTTCAGGGCTACTCAACGAGGTCATGCCACCAAGTGTGGTCCTCTCCGTCGGAGTAGTCATGAACTTCTTCGGCTACTTCATGATTTGGCTCGCCGTCACGTCCAGAATACCGAAACCCCAAGTGTGGCACATGTGTCTCTACATTTGTATTGGAGCTAACTCTCAGACTTTTGCAAATACTGGAGCTTTGGTCCCTTCTGTCAACAATTTCCCCGAAAACAGAGGAAGTGTTCTGGGGTTGTTGAAGGGCTTTGTTGGGCTTAGTGGAGCTATCATAACACAACTCTACCATGCTCTGTATGGTGATAATACTAAAGCTCTTATCTTACTGATTGCTTGGCTTCCTGCTGCTGTTAACTTCGTTTTTCTTAGAATCATTCGGATAATTAAGATGCCTCGACAACCGAATGAGATCAGAGTCTTCTATAATCTTCTTTATGTTTCTCTTGGGCTTGCTGGGTTTCTCATGGTTTTGATTATTATACAGAACAAGCTGAAGTTTACTAGAGTTCAGTACGTGGCAACATCTCCAATTATTGTTCTTCTCTTGGTTTTTTTACCTCTGGCCATTGTCATAAGAGAAGAGTACCGTATTTGGAAAGCCAAAACTACTCTGCCTCTGCAAGATGTGGTCATACCTCAAAATAATCATGCTTCTGTTCAATTAGCTGATGCGCAGCCTAGTAATGAAGGTGTTAGTCGAGAAGCTTCCCAAGAAGAAGGCTCAAGTTGGTGTAAAAACATTTTCAACCCGCCGGAGAGAGGCGAAGACTACACCATTTTACAAGCTCTTTTCAGTGTAGACATGTTGATCTTGTTTATTTCTACAATCTGTGGTGTTGGTGGGACTTTGACACTGATCGACAATTTGGGACAGATCGGAAAATCGATGGGATATCCAACTCACAGCACCACAACTTTTATCTCACTCGTAAGCATTTGGAACTATCTTGGAAGAGTTGCTTCTGGTTTTGCTTCTGAAGTATTTTTAACCAAGTACAAGTTCCCTCGTCCCTTAATGCTCACTTTGGTTCTTCTTTTTGCTTGTGTTGGCCATATCTTGATAGCCTTGGCAGTCCCttactcattatatttcgctTCTGTGATCATTGGATTTTGTTTTGGTGCTCAATGGCCTTTGATATTTGCAATAATATCAGAGATTTTTGGGCTCAAATACTATGCTACTTTGTACAATTTAGGTGGTTTGGCAAGCCCAGTTGGGGCTTATATCCTAAACGTGTTGGTAGCTGGTCGATTGTATGATAAAGAAGCTTTGAAGCAATTAGAGGCCAAAGGTCTAGAAAGGGAAGATGGGAAAGATTTGACTTGTGATGGTGTTCAGTGTTATAGAATGGCTTTTTTCATAATCAGTGCAGCTGCTCTTTTTGGAAGCATGGTGtcattttttttggttattaGAACAAGAAAATTTTACCAAGGTGATATCTATAAGAAATTCAAAGTAGGCACCACAAGTCCTACTACTGCTGATAATGATCATCAATCTGATATGGCTAAGAAGAAACCTGCAAATGGGGTTCTGAACTCATCAAGTTCTTCCACATAA